A stretch of Methanobrevibacter sp. YE315 DNA encodes these proteins:
- a CDS encoding YhbY family RNA-binding protein: protein MSQSKKEMMNRALSAMTINIGKNGVNENVIEEIKRQLEANEIVKLKFAKNIARDKDKYIDDIVTQTKSKLIDVRGHVAVIYKKKP from the coding sequence ATGAGTCAATCAAAAAAAGAAATGATGAATAGAGCTCTTTCCGCTATGACAATTAACATTGGTAAAAACGGCGTTAATGAAAATGTTATTGAAGAAATCAAACGCCAACTTGAAGCTAATGAAATTGTTAAACTTAAATTTGCAAAAAATATCGCTAGAGATAAAGATAAATATATAGATGACATTGTCACTCAAACAAAATCAAAACTTATCGATGTTAGAGGACATGTTGCTGTTATTTATAAGAAAAAGCCTTAA
- a CDS encoding translation initiation factor IF-6 codes for MLKRVDIVGNPNLGVFILATDDLAIVPYNLIDEKVEIIKETLEVDAVKSSISGSSLIGSLAVANSNGLVVSPHVLDREIKQFEDLGLNVATVPGRYTALGNIIAANDNGAIVSPFLSEDAINIIEETLDVNVKATSMIGSDIIGSLIQVTNKGFLISSKAVQSEVRLAQEVFGVEGDIGTVGKGIPLVGACSIANSNGAIVAKDSTGPEMARVEEALGFLDDDF; via the coding sequence ATGTTAAAAAGAGTAGATATTGTAGGAAATCCAAATTTAGGAGTATTTATTCTAGCAACAGATGATTTAGCTATTGTTCCTTATAACCTTATTGATGAAAAGGTGGAAATTATTAAGGAAACATTAGAAGTTGACGCTGTTAAATCTTCTATTTCTGGAAGCAGCCTTATTGGATCTTTAGCTGTAGCTAATTCAAATGGTTTAGTTGTTTCCCCACATGTTTTAGATAGAGAAATTAAACAGTTTGAAGATTTAGGTTTAAATGTAGCTACTGTTCCAGGTCGTTACACTGCATTAGGAAATATCATTGCAGCCAACGACAATGGAGCTATTGTCAGCCCATTTTTATCTGAAGATGCAATCAACATTATTGAAGAGACTTTAGACGTAAATGTCAAAGCAACTTCCATGATTGGAAGCGACATTATTGGTTCTTTAATCCAAGTTACAAATAAAGGATTTTTAATAAGTTCAAAAGCTGTTCAATCTGAAGTTAGACTTGCTCAAGAAGTATTTGGTGTAGAAGGGGATATCGGTACTGTTGGAAAAGGAATTCCTTTAGTTGGTGCTTGTTCCATTGCTAATTCAAATGGTGCAATCGTTGCTAAAGATAGTACTGGTCCTGAAATGGCTAGAGTTGAAGAAGCATTAGGCTTTTTAGATGATGATTTTTAA
- a CDS encoding 50S ribosomal protein L39e, with protein sequence MSRNKPLAKKLRMAKANKQNRRIPIWAYAKTNRKLRYRPKPRHWRRNSLKL encoded by the coding sequence ATGAGTAGAAATAAACCATTAGCTAAAAAATTAAGAATGGCAAAAGCAAACAAACAAAATAGGAGAATTCCAATCTGGGCTTATGCTAAAACTAATCGTAAACTTAGATACAGACCAAAACCTAGACATTGGAGAAGAAACAGTCTTAAATTATAA
- the ftsY gene encoding signal recognition particle-docking protein FtsY, translated as MFESLKKKFSRTSEKLEEELIEEAEKENNLQEESGKRFSFFSFGRKKEDVEEDESNLLPEADDEEVDEEIEESIGTETEEAEEKVEEKKSRFWSRSKDKSDEEEEEDDEDLDDDEEEEVVEEKKSRFWSRSKDKSDEEEEEDDEDLDDDEEEEVVEEKKSHFWSRSKDKSDEDEDEDEDEEEKEEKSHFWSRSKKESADGEASGGIFSFVTEKTISEKHVEDILFELEMELLQGDVAMEVATEVVENVKENLVGKKIKRSNDITEYTFYALRDAVAEIIDIPGKSMTEMIEEKKAAGEPLVVMFVGINGTGKTTTIGKLANYYLKKGYTPVIAASDTFRAGAIEQVTYHADNVGVKIIKHQKGSDPAAVAYDAVEHAKAQGKELVLIDTAGRMQTNTNLMDEMKKIKRVSKPDLVIFVGDALTGNDATEQAKKFNEAIDIDGVILTKADADSKGGASLSIGYVIKKPIMFLGVGQGYDDIKEYDAEWMLNQLFSDVDEEELAAVED; from the coding sequence TTGTTCGAATCATTGAAAAAGAAATTTTCACGTACAAGTGAAAAGTTGGAAGAGGAGCTTATTGAAGAAGCAGAAAAAGAAAACAATCTTCAAGAGGAATCTGGTAAAAGATTTTCATTTTTCTCATTCGGGAGGAAAAAAGAAGATGTTGAAGAAGATGAATCTAATCTACTTCCTGAAGCTGATGACGAAGAGGTCGATGAAGAAATTGAAGAAAGCATAGGCACTGAAACAGAAGAAGCTGAAGAAAAAGTCGAAGAGAAGAAATCTCGCTTCTGGAGTCGCAGCAAGGATAAATCTGATGAGGAAGAAGAGGAAGATGATGAAGATTTAGATGATGATGAAGAAGAAGAGGTTGTTGAAGAGAAGAAATCTCGCTTCTGGAGTCGCAGCAAGGATAAATCTGATGAGGAAGAAGAGGAAGATGATGAAGATTTAGATGATGATGAAGAAGAAGAGGTTGTTGAAGAGAAGAAATCTCATTTCTGGAGTCGCAGCAAGGATAAATCTGATGAAGATGAAGATGAAGATGAAGATGAAGAGGAAAAAGAGGAAAAATCTCATTTCTGGTCTAGATCTAAAAAAGAATCTGCTGACGGCGAAGCCAGTGGAGGAATTTTCTCATTCGTAACAGAAAAAACCATTTCAGAAAAACATGTTGAAGATATATTATTCGAACTTGAAATGGAACTCCTTCAAGGAGATGTTGCAATGGAAGTTGCAACCGAAGTTGTTGAGAATGTAAAAGAAAACCTCGTCGGTAAAAAAATCAAAAGAAGCAATGATATCACAGAATACACATTCTATGCATTGAGAGATGCAGTAGCTGAAATCATTGATATTCCAGGAAAATCAATGACTGAAATGATTGAAGAGAAAAAGGCCGCCGGCGAACCTCTTGTTGTAATGTTTGTTGGAATCAACGGTACCGGTAAAACAACAACCATCGGTAAATTAGCTAATTACTATCTTAAAAAAGGTTACACTCCTGTAATTGCCGCTTCAGATACTTTCAGGGCAGGAGCTATTGAACAGGTTACCTATCACGCTGATAATGTTGGAGTTAAAATCATTAAACACCAAAAAGGTTCAGATCCTGCGGCTGTTGCATATGACGCTGTGGAACATGCAAAAGCTCAAGGAAAAGAGTTAGTTTTAATTGATACTGCAGGTAGAATGCAGACTAATACCAATCTTATGGATGAAATGAAAAAGATTAAGAGAGTTTCAAAACCTGATTTAGTCATATTTGTAGGTGATGCATTAACAGGTAATGATGCAACCGAACAGGCTAAAAAATTCAATGAAGCTATTGATATTGACGGTGTAATTTTAACTAAAGCTGATGCAGACAGTAAAGGCGGTGCATCACTTTCAATTGGTTATGTAATTAAAAAACCAATCATGTTTTTAGGTGTAGGCCAAGGATATGATGATATTAAAGAATATGATGCTGAATGGATGTTGAATCAACTATTCAGTGATGTGGATGAAGAGGAATTGGCAGCTGTGGAGGATTAG
- a CDS encoding ribonuclease P protein component 4 — protein sequence MSRGKRPKWMINIAIERMNILFERAEMEFITHPERSHRYAELALKLSTKYNTKVPEEWSRRYCKKCGKFLYPGHNCTVRLVNSEVNILCGECGHVMKIPYHKEKKNKRRAKYESIKKRNDE from the coding sequence TTGAGTAGAGGAAAACGACCAAAGTGGATGATTAATATTGCGATTGAAAGAATGAATATTCTTTTTGAACGTGCTGAGATGGAATTCATCACCCATCCCGAACGATCTCATCGCTATGCAGAGCTTGCTTTGAAATTATCTACTAAATACAATACCAAAGTCCCCGAAGAATGGTCAAGAAGGTATTGTAAGAAATGTGGGAAGTTCCTTTACCCTGGTCATAATTGCACCGTCCGGCTAGTTAACTCGGAAGTTAACATTTTATGTGGTGAATGTGGCCATGTAATGAAGATTCCTTATCATAAGGAAAAGAAAAATAAAAGGAGAGCTAAATATGAGTCAATCAAAAAAAGAAATGATGAATAG
- a CDS encoding DNA-binding protein: protein MSELDEIRQKRMAELQAQQAAMQNQAQQQAMAQAQQQEAQAQFEAQKKQILVQIMTPEARNRLANLKLTKPELVNQIELQLIQSAQAGSLRGKVTDEQLKVLLRQIAGQKREIKITRK, encoded by the coding sequence ATGAGCGAGTTAGATGAAATTCGTCAAAAAAGAATGGCTGAATTACAGGCTCAGCAAGCTGCTATGCAAAACCAAGCTCAACAACAAGCTATGGCACAAGCACAACAGCAAGAGGCTCAGGCACAATTTGAAGCTCAGAAAAAACAAATCTTAGTTCAAATTATGACTCCTGAAGCTCGTAATAGATTAGCTAATCTTAAACTAACAAAACCTGAACTTGTTAATCAAATTGAACTTCAATTGATTCAATCTGCTCAAGCAGGTAGTTTAAGAGGTAAAGTAACTGATGAACAGCTCAAAGTATTGTTAAGACAAATAGCTGGTCAGAAAAGAGAAATTAAAATTACAAGGAAATAA
- a CDS encoding GTP-binding protein: MGIEEKIKDIEEEIQKTPYNKATSHHIGKLKAKLSKLKEESLQRSSGGSKGQGFHVKKSGDATVVLVGFPSVGKSTLLNEITNAESKVGAYQFTTLDIVPGVMEHKNAKIQVFDIPGIITGASSGKGRGKEILSVARTADLILVVLDTLNPQHLDVILTELRNIGIRPNERPPDVTVNRKKLGGVKVSSTCPLTHLDEKTIRSIINEYGMHNADVLFRDDVTMDQFIDVLDRNKTYVPLLVLLNKVDLVDEAYIEELKKYIPEFIPISADKKTNIEELKDIIFDNLDLVRVYLKPQGRKADMEDPLVIKKGSTVIDACGKLHREFVKNFRHAKVWGTSVKFPGQKVGPDHVLEDEDVLRIILKK, translated from the coding sequence ATGGGGATAGAAGAGAAAATAAAAGACATTGAGGAAGAGATTCAAAAGACACCATATAATAAAGCTACCTCACACCACATTGGTAAACTCAAAGCAAAATTATCTAAATTAAAAGAGGAATCTTTACAAAGAAGCAGTGGCGGGTCTAAAGGACAAGGTTTCCACGTTAAAAAAAGCGGTGATGCTACTGTAGTGCTTGTAGGATTTCCTTCTGTTGGTAAATCTACTCTCTTAAATGAAATTACCAATGCTGAAAGTAAAGTTGGAGCTTATCAATTTACTACATTAGACATTGTTCCAGGAGTAATGGAACACAAAAATGCAAAAATTCAGGTATTCGATATTCCAGGAATTATTACCGGAGCAAGCAGCGGTAAAGGAAGAGGTAAAGAAATCCTATCTGTAGCCCGAACTGCTGATTTGATTTTAGTTGTTTTGGATACCTTAAATCCACAACATTTGGATGTTATTTTAACTGAATTAAGAAATATTGGTATTAGGCCTAACGAAAGACCTCCTGATGTTACAGTTAACAGAAAAAAACTTGGTGGAGTTAAAGTTTCTTCAACCTGTCCGCTTACTCATTTGGATGAAAAGACAATAAGGTCAATCATTAATGAGTACGGTATGCATAATGCAGATGTGCTTTTCCGTGACGATGTAACTATGGACCAATTTATTGACGTACTCGATAGAAATAAAACATATGTTCCATTGTTGGTTTTATTAAATAAGGTGGATCTTGTCGATGAGGCATACATTGAAGAGCTTAAGAAATACATTCCGGAATTCATTCCAATTTCCGCTGATAAAAAAACAAATATTGAAGAGCTTAAAGATATAATCTTTGATAATCTGGATCTGGTAAGGGTTTATTTAAAACCTCAAGGAAGAAAGGCGGACATGGAAGATCCGTTGGTTATCAAGAAAGGTTCTACCGTAATAGATGCATGCGGCAAACTCCATAGGGAATTTGTTAAAAACTTCAGGCATGCGAAAGTTTGGGGAACATCAGTTAAATTCCCAGGTCAAAAAGTCGGTCCCGACCATGTACTTGAAGATGAAGATGTTTTAAGAATTATTTTGAAAAAATAA
- the pfdA gene encoding prefoldin subunit alpha: MEDQQRLNSLLNEINAYRQQAELIQQQIELIQASIAEVDALSNTLDDIEGQESVEAFVPVGAGSFIKGELKSTDEIIVSIGAGLAVKKDADGAREIIAGQKEDLKDSLDKMLANLQQCSDIVGSLQAQAEQIAAAAQGNITQM; the protein is encoded by the coding sequence ATGGAAGATCAACAAAGATTAAACAGTCTTCTTAATGAAATCAATGCATACAGACAACAAGCAGAATTAATCCAACAACAAATTGAATTAATCCAAGCTTCCATTGCTGAAGTTGATGCATTATCCAACACTTTAGATGATATCGAAGGTCAAGAATCTGTTGAAGCTTTTGTACCTGTAGGTGCTGGTTCTTTTATTAAAGGAGAACTTAAAAGTACTGATGAGATTATTGTAAGTATTGGTGCAGGCCTTGCCGTTAAGAAAGATGCTGACGGTGCTCGTGAAATAATCGCTGGACAAAAAGAGGACTTGAAAGATAGCTTAGATAAAATGTTAGCTAACTTACAACAATGCAGTGATATTGTTGGAAGTCTTCAAGCTCAAGCTGAACAAATCGCGGCAGCAGCACAAGGCAATATAACCCAAATGTAG
- a CDS encoding adenylate kinase family protein, with protein MSQAIFITGTPCTGKTTVSEVLSSKLNCKLIKINDLAIDNDFVLGIDDVKGYKVIDIDALNEKVSDIISKSNELTIFEGHLAHLCSGADKVIVLRVHPDILRERLEARNYSESKIRENLEAEAMGVCTAEAFEEYGDKISEIDVSELSIEEIVNVISDIINGKVEFPVGEVDFMEWLISNA; from the coding sequence ATGAGCCAAGCTATTTTTATAACAGGAACTCCTTGTACAGGAAAGACAACTGTCAGTGAAGTTTTATCTTCAAAATTAAACTGTAAATTAATTAAAATCAATGATTTGGCAATTGATAATGATTTTGTTTTAGGTATTGACGATGTCAAAGGATATAAAGTCATTGATATTGATGCATTAAACGAAAAGGTTTCAGACATTATTTCAAAAAGCAATGAATTAACTATTTTTGAAGGGCATTTAGCGCATTTGTGCTCTGGAGCAGATAAAGTAATTGTCTTAAGGGTGCATCCTGATATTCTACGTGAAAGACTCGAAGCACGCAATTATTCCGAGTCAAAAATCCGTGAAAACCTTGAAGCTGAAGCAATGGGCGTTTGTACTGCAGAAGCTTTTGAGGAGTACGGCGATAAGATTTCTGAAATTGATGTCAGCGAATTGTCCATTGAAGAGATCGTCAATGTTATTTCAGATATAATCAACGGAAAAGTTGAGTTTCCCGTCGGTGAAGTCGATTTCATGGAATGGCTGATTTCAAATGCCTAG
- a CDS encoding 50S ribosomal protein L31e, whose protein sequence is MERVYTIPLRNVKDIKRTIRAPRAIREIRNFLTKHMKAEEVKIDESINHAIWERGIQKIPSKITVKAVKDEDGVVTATLAE, encoded by the coding sequence ATGGAAAGAGTTTACACAATTCCACTTAGAAATGTAAAAGATATCAAAAGGACCATTAGAGCTCCTAGAGCTATCAGAGAAATAAGAAACTTCTTAACCAAACACATGAAAGCTGAAGAAGTTAAAATTGATGAATCTATCAATCATGCTATCTGGGAAAGAGGTATCCAAAAAATACCTTCCAAAATTACCGTAAAAGCAGTTAAAGATGAAGATGGTGTTGTTACAGCTACTTTAGCAGAATAG
- the rpl18a gene encoding 50S ribosomal protein L18Ae, which produces MITKIYRVKGTFVMGDEYHKFTKEYKATCEAEIEEKIYERFGSKHGINRNQISIEEIEEIAPEDVLDPIVKEIL; this is translated from the coding sequence ATGATAACAAAAATTTACAGAGTTAAAGGTACTTTTGTAATGGGCGATGAATATCATAAATTTACTAAAGAATACAAAGCTACTTGTGAAGCTGAAATCGAAGAGAAAATCTACGAACGTTTCGGAAGTAAACATGGTATTAACAGGAACCAAATTTCTATCGAAGAAATCGAAGAAATCGCTCCTGAAGATGTTCTTGACCCAATCGTAAAAGAAATTTTATAA
- a CDS encoding type II toxin-antitoxin system VapC family toxin, with translation MIFLDTSYIIGLIIKNDRYCNISNDIKSNLKNEAKITNITVLIEVLNSLNKYNFHGDVGELVKYLLSCNIFHFLTFDDYQIAINLFKYYDGGINFSDCTILESMQKHGITRIASFDSDFDKIRGIQRIGGV, from the coding sequence ATGATTTTCTTAGATACTTCTTATATTATTGGATTAATTATTAAAAACGACCGTTACTGTAATATTTCTAATGATATTAAATCAAATTTGAAAAATGAAGCTAAAATAACTAATATAACTGTTTTAATTGAGGTATTAAATAGTTTGAATAAGTATAATTTTCATGGTGATGTTGGAGAGTTAGTAAAATATTTATTGAGTTGTAACATTTTTCATTTTTTAACTTTTGATGATTATCAAATAGCAATTAATTTGTTCAAATATTATGATGGTGGTATCAATTTTTCAGATTGTACCATTTTAGAATCAATGCAGAAACATGGAATTACAAGAATTGCATCTTTTGATTCGGATTTTGACAAAATCAGAGGCATACAAAGAATTGGAGGGGTTTAA